In one window of Pseudomonas sp. IAC-BECa141 DNA:
- a CDS encoding ABC transporter ATP-binding protein, translating into MLYRRFEQLIDIFRDAPTASPPDRVLPFYTYYLKQVWPSFAALLIVGLFGALIEVALFSYLSRIIDLAQGTPNVDFFKVHGAELAWMAVVALLLRPLFLALHDMLVHQTLSPSMTSMIRWQNHSYVLKQSLNFFQNDFAGRIAQRIMQTGNSLRDSAVQAVDALWHVLIYAISSLVLFAEADWRLMIPLLTWIAAYIGALYYFVPRVKDRSVEASDARSKLMGRIVDGYTNIATLKLFAHTNFEQHYAREAIQEQTEKAQMAGRVVTSMDVAITTMNGLLIVGTTALALWLWTQSLISVGAIALATGLVIRIVNMSGWIMWVVTGIFENIGMVQDGLQTISQPVSVTDREQAKPLAVARGEVRFEHVDFHYGKKKGIIGDLNLTIKPGEKIGLIGPSGAGKSTLVNLLLRLYDVEGGRILIDGQNIAEVGQESLRARIGMITQDTSLLHRSIRDNLLYGKPDATDAELWEAVRKARADEFIPLLTDAEGRTGFDAHVGERGVKLSGGQRQRIAIARVLLKDAPILIMDEATSALDSEVEAAIQESLETLMQGKTVIAIAHRLSTIARMDRLVVLENGKIAESGTHAELLAHRGLYARLWAHQTGGFVGID; encoded by the coding sequence ATGCTCTATCGCCGTTTCGAACAACTGATCGACATATTCCGCGATGCCCCGACTGCATCCCCGCCGGACCGCGTTCTGCCCTTCTATACCTATTACCTGAAGCAGGTCTGGCCGAGTTTCGCCGCCCTGCTGATCGTCGGCCTGTTCGGTGCATTGATCGAAGTGGCGCTGTTCAGTTACCTGAGCCGCATCATCGACCTCGCCCAGGGCACGCCCAACGTCGATTTCTTCAAAGTGCATGGCGCCGAACTGGCGTGGATGGCGGTGGTGGCATTGCTCCTTCGCCCTTTGTTCCTGGCCCTGCACGACATGCTGGTGCACCAGACCCTGAGCCCGAGCATGACCAGCATGATTCGCTGGCAGAACCACAGCTACGTGCTCAAGCAGAGCCTGAATTTCTTCCAGAACGACTTCGCCGGACGCATTGCCCAGCGCATCATGCAGACCGGCAACTCGCTGCGCGATTCAGCCGTGCAGGCGGTGGATGCGTTATGGCATGTGCTGATCTACGCGATCAGTTCGCTGGTGCTGTTCGCCGAGGCGGACTGGCGCCTGATGATTCCGCTGCTGACGTGGATCGCCGCCTACATCGGCGCGCTCTATTACTTCGTGCCACGGGTCAAGGACCGCTCGGTGGAAGCCTCCGATGCGCGCTCGAAACTGATGGGCCGGATCGTCGACGGCTACACCAATATCGCCACCTTGAAGCTGTTCGCCCACACCAATTTCGAACAGCATTACGCCCGCGAGGCGATCCAGGAACAGACTGAAAAAGCCCAAATGGCCGGCCGCGTGGTCACCAGCATGGACGTGGCGATCACCACCATGAACGGCCTGCTGATCGTCGGCACCACGGCGCTGGCCCTGTGGCTGTGGACGCAATCGCTGATCAGCGTCGGCGCGATCGCCCTGGCCACTGGCCTGGTGATCCGCATCGTCAACATGTCCGGCTGGATCATGTGGGTGGTCACCGGGATCTTCGAAAACATCGGCATGGTTCAGGATGGTCTGCAGACCATCTCGCAACCGGTCAGCGTCACCGACCGGGAGCAGGCCAAACCGCTGGCCGTGGCCCGTGGCGAAGTGCGTTTCGAGCACGTGGATTTTCACTACGGCAAGAAGAAAGGCATCATCGGCGACCTTAACCTGACCATCAAACCGGGCGAGAAAATCGGTTTGATCGGCCCGTCCGGCGCCGGCAAATCGACTTTGGTCAACCTGCTGCTGCGCCTCTATGACGTCGAAGGCGGGCGGATCCTGATCGACGGCCAGAACATCGCCGAAGTTGGCCAGGAAAGCCTGCGCGCACGGATCGGCATGATCACTCAGGACACCTCGCTGCTGCACCGCTCGATCCGCGACAACTTGCTGTACGGCAAGCCCGACGCCACCGACGCCGAGCTCTGGGAAGCAGTGCGCAAGGCCCGCGCCGATGAGTTCATCCCGCTGCTGACGGACGCCGAAGGACGCACCGGATTCGACGCGCATGTAGGCGAACGCGGGGTGAAACTGTCCGGTGGTCAGCGTCAGCGGATCGCGATTGCGCGGGTGCTGCTCAAGGACGCGCCGATCCTGATCATGGACGAAGCGACCTCGGCGCTGGACTCGGAAGTCGAAGCCGCGATCCAGGAGAGCCTGGAAACCCTGATGCAGGGCAAGACCGTGATCGCCATCGCCCACCGCCTCTCGACCATTGCCCGCATGGACCGACTGGTGGTGCTGGAAAACGGCAAGATCGCCGAAAGCGGCACCCACGCCGAACTGCTGGCCCATCGCGGCCTGTATGCGCGGTTGTGGGCGCACCAGACGGGAGGGTTTGTCGGCATCGACTGA
- a CDS encoding peptidylprolyl isomerase, translating into MLKKLALAAGTVLFAANLMAATPAKAPHVELVTTNGTIEIELDPVKAPISTKNFLDYVDSGFYTNTIFHRVIPGFMAQGGGFTQQMQQKETKAPIKNEASNGLHNVRGTLSMARTSDPNSATSQFFINVADNAFLDPGRDAGYAVFAKVVKGMDVVDIIVNSQTTTKQGMQNVPVDPVIIKSAKRID; encoded by the coding sequence ATGCTGAAAAAACTCGCCCTCGCCGCCGGCACCGTGCTGTTTGCTGCCAACCTGATGGCTGCCACGCCGGCCAAGGCGCCACACGTCGAACTGGTGACCACCAACGGCACCATCGAAATCGAGCTGGACCCGGTCAAGGCGCCGATCAGCACCAAGAACTTTCTCGATTACGTCGACAGCGGTTTCTACACCAACACCATTTTCCATCGCGTGATCCCGGGCTTCATGGCCCAGGGCGGCGGCTTCACCCAGCAGATGCAGCAGAAAGAAACCAAGGCCCCGATCAAGAACGAGGCCAGCAACGGCCTGCACAACGTTCGCGGCACCCTGTCGATGGCCCGTACTTCAGATCCGAATTCGGCCACCAGCCAGTTCTTCATCAACGTCGCCGACAACGCCTTCCTCGATCCGGGCCGTGACGCCGGTTACGCGGTGTTCGCCAAAGTGGTCAAGGGCATGGACGTGGTCGACATCATCGTCAACTCCCAGACCACCACCAAACAGGGCATGCAAAACGTGCCGGTCGACCCTGTGATCATCAAGTCGGCCAAGCGCATCGACTAA
- a CDS encoding alpha/beta fold hydrolase, with protein sequence MAYFEHEGCNLHYEEYGHGDPLLLVHGLGSSTLDWEMQIPALAAHYRVIVPDVRGHGRSDKPRERYSIAGFSADIVALIEHLKLGPVHYAGLSMGGMIGFQFAVDQPQMLKSLTIVNSAPEVKVRSRDDYWQWFKRWSLMRVLSLATIGKALGAKLFPKPEQADLRQKMAERWAKNDKRAYLASFDAIVGWGVQERLSRVTCPTLVVSADRDYTPVSLKETYVRLLPDARLVVIADSRHATPLDQPERFNQTLLEFLATADNHPQDH encoded by the coding sequence ATGGCGTATTTCGAGCATGAAGGTTGCAACCTGCACTACGAGGAATATGGCCACGGCGATCCGTTGCTGCTGGTTCACGGTCTGGGCTCCAGCACCCTGGACTGGGAAATGCAGATTCCCGCGCTGGCCGCGCACTACCGGGTGATCGTCCCGGACGTGCGCGGTCACGGTCGCTCCGACAAACCCCGCGAGCGCTACAGCATCGCCGGTTTCAGCGCCGACATCGTCGCCCTGATCGAGCATTTGAAGCTCGGCCCGGTGCATTACGCCGGGCTGTCCATGGGCGGCATGATCGGCTTCCAGTTCGCTGTCGATCAGCCGCAGATGCTCAAGAGCCTGACCATCGTCAACAGTGCGCCTGAGGTCAAAGTGCGCAGCCGCGACGATTACTGGCAATGGTTCAAACGCTGGAGCCTGATGCGTGTGCTCAGCCTCGCCACCATCGGCAAGGCCCTTGGCGCCAAGCTGTTCCCCAAACCGGAGCAGGCCGATTTGCGCCAGAAGATGGCAGAACGCTGGGCAAAGAACGACAAACGTGCTTATCTCGCCAGCTTCGATGCGATTGTCGGCTGGGGGGTCCAGGAACGACTTTCCCGGGTCACCTGTCCAACCCTCGTCGTCAGCGCCGACCGGGACTACACCCCCGTTTCGCTGAAAGAAACCTATGTCAGACTGCTGCCCGATGCGCGGCTGGTGGTGATCGCCGATTCGCGCCACGCCACTCCGCTCGATCAGCCCGAACGCTTCAATCAAACGCTGCTGGAGTTCCTCGCCACAGCCGATAACCACCCTCAGGATCACTGA
- a CDS encoding LysR family transcriptional regulator encodes MKAPRVTLDQWRTLQAVVDHGGFAQAAEALHRSQSSVSYTVARMQDQLGVPLLRIDGRKAVLTEAGGVLLRRSRQLVKQASQLEDLAHHMEQGWEAEVRLVVDAAYPSARIVRALTAFMPQSRGCRVRLREEVLSGVEEVLLEGVADLAITGLSIPGYLGAELSDVEFVAVAHPDHALHRLNRELNFQDLETQMQVVIRDSGRQQPRDVGWLGAEQRWTVGSLATAATFVSSGLGFAWLPRHMIERELKDGSLKLLPLDRGGNRNSSFYLYSNKDKPLGPATQILIELLRTFDTMPLDAPFAAPEQA; translated from the coding sequence ATGAAAGCGCCCCGCGTGACCCTTGATCAATGGCGAACGTTGCAGGCCGTGGTCGACCACGGCGGATTCGCCCAGGCCGCCGAGGCTCTGCACCGCTCGCAATCGTCGGTCAGTTACACCGTCGCCCGCATGCAGGATCAGCTCGGCGTGCCGCTGTTGCGCATTGATGGCCGCAAGGCTGTGCTGACCGAAGCCGGCGGCGTGTTGCTGCGCCGCTCGCGACAACTGGTGAAACAGGCCAGCCAGCTGGAAGACCTCGCCCACCACATGGAACAGGGTTGGGAGGCCGAAGTGCGGCTGGTGGTCGATGCCGCCTATCCGAGCGCCCGCATCGTGCGCGCGTTGACCGCTTTCATGCCGCAGAGTCGCGGCTGTCGCGTGCGTCTGCGTGAAGAAGTGTTGTCGGGTGTCGAGGAAGTGCTGCTCGAAGGTGTCGCCGATCTGGCCATCACCGGACTGAGCATTCCCGGTTACCTCGGCGCAGAGTTGAGCGATGTCGAGTTTGTCGCCGTCGCCCATCCTGATCATGCGCTGCATCGGCTCAACCGCGAGCTGAATTTCCAGGACCTGGAAACCCAGATGCAAGTGGTCATTCGCGACTCCGGCCGCCAGCAACCCCGGGACGTCGGCTGGCTGGGCGCCGAGCAACGCTGGACCGTCGGCAGCCTCGCCACCGCAGCGACATTCGTCAGCAGTGGCCTGGGTTTCGCATGGCTGCCACGACACATGATCGAGCGGGAACTGAAAGACGGCTCACTCAAGCTGCTACCGTTGGACAGAGGCGGCAATCGCAACTCCAGTTTCTATCTGTATTCGAACAAGGACAAACCCTTGGGTCCGGCGACGCAAATCCTTATCGAACTGCTGCGTACCTTCGACACCATGCCGCTGGACGCACCGTTCGCCGCCCCCGAACAAGCCTGA
- a CDS encoding 3-phosphoglycerate kinase, whose translation MKKFCCVLLALLPLTAFAYPIDVEKDLNGLKIDYNAFDTDSDIGSIQVNNYGDVDATCKVVFTNGPEAPRTRNIDVAAGKHKNATAKFTRTIIKLRIKLSCTPK comes from the coding sequence ATGAAAAAATTCTGTTGTGTGTTGCTGGCGCTGCTTCCGCTGACTGCGTTCGCGTACCCGATCGATGTGGAAAAGGATCTCAACGGCCTGAAGATCGACTACAACGCGTTCGACACCGATAGCGACATCGGCTCCATCCAGGTCAACAACTACGGCGACGTCGACGCGACCTGCAAGGTGGTGTTCACCAACGGTCCGGAAGCGCCGCGCACCCGCAACATCGACGTGGCCGCGGGCAAGCACAAGAACGCCACGGCCAAGTTCACCCGGACCATCATCAAGCTGCGCATCAAGTTGAGCTGCACCCCGAAATAG
- a CDS encoding FMN-dependent NADH-azoreductase, which translates to MSRVLIIESSARQQDSVSRQLTQTFISQWKAAHPADQITVRDLAVNPVPHLDINLLGGWMKSAEQRNDSEQSSLDRSNELTDELLAADVLVMAAPMYNFAIPSTLKAWLDHVLRAGVTFKYTETGPQGLLSGKRAYVLTARGGIYAGGPADHQEPYLRQVMGFIGIHDVTFIHAEGMNLGGDFQEKGLNQANAKLSQVA; encoded by the coding sequence ATGTCCCGCGTTCTGATCATCGAAAGCAGTGCCCGCCAGCAAGATTCGGTTTCCCGTCAACTGACCCAGACCTTCATCAGTCAGTGGAAAGCGGCGCATCCGGCCGATCAGATCACCGTTCGTGACCTCGCCGTGAACCCGGTGCCGCACCTGGACATCAACCTGCTGGGCGGCTGGATGAAATCCGCCGAGCAACGCAACGACAGCGAGCAATCTTCGCTGGACCGTTCCAACGAATTGACCGATGAATTGCTCGCCGCCGACGTGCTGGTGATGGCCGCGCCGATGTACAACTTCGCGATTCCAAGCACCCTGAAAGCCTGGCTCGACCACGTGCTGCGTGCCGGTGTGACCTTCAAGTACACCGAAACCGGCCCGCAAGGCCTGCTCAGCGGCAAGCGTGCCTACGTGCTGACCGCCCGCGGCGGGATCTACGCCGGCGGCCCGGCGGATCATCAGGAACCGTACCTGCGTCAGGTGATGGGTTTCATCGGCATCCACGACGTGACCTTCATCCACGCCGAAGGCATGAACCTGGGCGGCGACTTCCAGGAGAAAGGCCTCAACCAGGCCAATGCCAAACTGTCTCAGGTCGCTTGA
- a CDS encoding carboxylate/amino acid/amine transporter, whose product MGYLLFVTLIQAFSFSLIGEYLAGHVDSYFAVLVRVVLAGLVFIPLTRWRSVEPAFMRGMLLIGALQFGVTYVCLYLSFRVLTVPEVLLFTILTPLHVTLIEDALNRRFNPWALIAALVAVAGAAVIRYDRINPDFFMGFLLLQLANFTYAAGQVLYKHLVAKHPSDLPHYRRFGFFYLGALAVALPAFLLFGKSNFLPEAPLQWGVLLFLGLVSTALGLYWWNKGACLVNGGTLAVMNNLHVPVGLLLNLLIWNQHEELGRLFLGGSVILAAVWISRLGIRKPQVIG is encoded by the coding sequence ATGGGCTATCTACTTTTTGTCACGCTGATCCAGGCGTTTTCCTTCAGTCTGATCGGCGAATACCTGGCCGGTCATGTCGACAGTTACTTCGCGGTACTGGTGCGGGTGGTGCTGGCCGGGCTGGTGTTCATCCCGCTGACGCGCTGGCGCTCGGTGGAGCCGGCGTTCATGCGCGGCATGCTGCTGATCGGCGCGTTGCAGTTCGGCGTGACCTACGTCTGCCTGTATTTGAGCTTCCGCGTACTGACGGTGCCGGAAGTGTTGCTGTTCACCATCCTCACGCCGCTGCATGTGACGCTGATCGAAGATGCGCTCAACCGTCGCTTCAACCCGTGGGCGCTGATCGCCGCACTGGTGGCGGTGGCGGGCGCGGCGGTGATTCGCTACGACCGGATCAACCCGGACTTCTTCATGGGCTTTCTGCTGCTGCAACTGGCCAACTTCACCTACGCCGCCGGGCAGGTGCTGTACAAACATCTGGTGGCGAAACATCCGAGCGATCTGCCGCACTACCGGCGCTTCGGCTTCTTCTACCTCGGCGCATTGGCGGTGGCATTGCCGGCGTTCCTGCTGTTCGGCAAATCCAACTTCCTGCCGGAAGCACCGCTTCAATGGGGCGTGTTGCTGTTCCTTGGCCTGGTCTCGACCGCACTCGGTTTGTACTGGTGGAACAAGGGTGCATGCCTGGTCAACGGCGGCACCCTGGCGGTGATGAACAACCTGCACGTGCCGGTGGGCTTGCTGCTGAACCTGTTGATCTGGAATCAGCATGAGGAGCTGGGTCGGTTGTTCCTCGGTGGCAGCGTGATTCTGGCGGCGGTGTGGATCAGCCGGTTGGGGATTCGCAAGCCGCAAGTCATTGGCTGA
- a CDS encoding S-type pyocin domain-containing protein, translated as MAQNNFNDGTSGSVVIRTGPPASSDGSGGGFGGGGGVSGGFGKVSKKKQKAKAKAKAEALQKKQKEQAEAAAKAQAEAAQAQAAATQVQEQARHQALMQFLAGLAQRHDAIRAEVDRRFAERAAQLSTSLEQEVLASRRPPNSDDSERWQLYLITKEKGEIDGLLARKSAELDAKNAAALSFDGHDPLTRSSHDYLTRLGQFGQALDDGLRIWESAYTAAHEARLLTSQIHALREKSAAMARHHAEQTVVWRAREAVWEAQRQYAAQREARVRFKQQADEDARVSRTRQANTLTVPMSSMTHGAMVLTNAGAQAAQQAGKIIEGAAQQAGKIIEGAAQQTGKIIEAAVQQAVRHLSLSSLATLAPKPLTVFVAGMVYSPTLGDGELTPEQRRRLFQSVAVPAQALGLSDEQALRSIADTGGSVEMPYRLKPEAVPQGTAVIAVTTGKEISASVPVINAVLDPLTGNYTAEVPGSPARHLQFTPDASITKEVPSQGRIALLPPVVQDLPKGVDLRIQDCIICVPGSAPMYLSFNLPPLGAGVVTGKGQPAKADWWNTASRSTGAAIPSQIGDQLRGREIQSFGAFGDALWRTLGEQSALTSQFDEVNKKRVEQGFAPYAPKSTWVGERREFELRFQNDASVGENPFNLDRVSIVTPQSAHGRRGVLPAVQPWPIPPVGIGTWTPLVPPGSEHLGPTTTPISPSTPTAYPGNPLIPILPANETFPAVDEGQAGASIPGFPGDMELPSPDVLFLDRRDDPGVATGIGKTVTGVWLGEAARTVGASIPVQIADQLRGKEFANFHRFREAFWRAVAADSDLSFQFSDHNLRRMQAGIAPFPPVADQRGGRKTFELHHDVEVISGGEVYGIDNILVMTPRRHIQLHQEKKGNEI; from the coding sequence ATGGCACAGAACAATTTCAACGATGGAACGTCGGGAAGCGTCGTCATCCGAACCGGGCCGCCCGCTTCGAGTGACGGATCGGGCGGTGGTTTTGGCGGCGGTGGCGGGGTATCGGGCGGCTTCGGCAAGGTCAGCAAGAAGAAGCAGAAGGCAAAGGCCAAAGCCAAAGCCGAGGCACTTCAAAAAAAACAAAAAGAGCAGGCTGAGGCAGCAGCCAAGGCACAAGCCGAAGCGGCACAGGCTCAGGCAGCCGCCACGCAGGTTCAGGAACAGGCGCGCCATCAAGCGCTGATGCAGTTCCTGGCGGGATTGGCGCAGCGACATGACGCCATCAGGGCCGAAGTCGATCGTCGTTTTGCCGAAAGGGCCGCTCAACTCTCGACGTCACTGGAGCAAGAAGTCCTCGCTTCGCGCAGGCCACCGAACAGCGATGACAGTGAGCGTTGGCAGCTTTACCTGATCACAAAGGAAAAAGGCGAAATCGACGGGCTGCTCGCCCGCAAATCCGCGGAACTCGATGCAAAGAACGCGGCAGCCCTTTCCTTTGATGGTCATGACCCGCTGACGCGCTCGTCCCATGACTATCTGACACGACTCGGCCAGTTCGGCCAGGCGCTCGACGACGGCCTCCGGATCTGGGAAAGCGCTTACACCGCCGCCCATGAGGCGCGATTACTCACCTCGCAGATCCATGCCCTGCGGGAAAAGTCCGCAGCAATGGCCAGACATCACGCCGAGCAGACCGTGGTCTGGCGTGCAAGGGAAGCGGTTTGGGAGGCTCAGCGCCAATACGCTGCGCAACGCGAGGCACGGGTTCGATTCAAGCAACAGGCTGATGAAGATGCGCGGGTAAGTCGAACCCGGCAGGCCAATACGCTGACCGTTCCGATGTCGTCGATGACGCACGGCGCGATGGTGTTGACGAACGCCGGGGCGCAGGCGGCCCAACAAGCGGGCAAGATCATTGAGGGCGCTGCCCAACAAGCGGGCAAGATCATTGAGGGCGCTGCACAGCAAACGGGCAAAATCATCGAGGCTGCTGTACAGCAAGCGGTCAGACATCTTTCCCTTTCTTCCCTTGCGACTCTGGCTCCCAAGCCGCTCACGGTGTTCGTCGCCGGGATGGTGTACTCGCCAACGCTGGGCGATGGAGAACTGACACCGGAGCAGCGACGACGATTGTTTCAGTCTGTCGCCGTACCTGCCCAGGCGCTGGGGCTTTCTGATGAGCAAGCGCTGCGCTCGATTGCTGACACCGGCGGATCAGTGGAGATGCCTTATCGGCTCAAACCCGAGGCCGTACCACAAGGTACCGCCGTCATCGCCGTCACCACTGGTAAAGAGATCAGCGCCAGTGTGCCGGTCATCAACGCGGTGCTTGATCCGCTGACGGGCAACTACACCGCAGAAGTCCCAGGCTCACCGGCCCGACACCTGCAGTTCACGCCGGATGCCAGCATCACCAAAGAGGTTCCGAGCCAGGGCCGGATAGCGCTGCTGCCACCGGTTGTTCAGGACTTGCCGAAGGGCGTCGACCTGCGCATTCAGGACTGCATCATCTGCGTGCCGGGTTCGGCGCCGATGTACCTGTCCTTCAACCTGCCACCGTTGGGCGCGGGCGTCGTCACCGGCAAGGGGCAACCCGCCAAGGCTGACTGGTGGAACACGGCCAGCCGCAGCACGGGTGCAGCCATTCCCAGTCAGATCGGCGACCAGTTGCGCGGGCGGGAGATTCAGTCGTTCGGCGCATTTGGCGACGCGCTGTGGCGGACATTGGGTGAGCAATCGGCACTCACCAGCCAGTTCGATGAGGTCAACAAAAAACGCGTCGAGCAAGGCTTCGCCCCTTATGCGCCGAAAAGTACCTGGGTGGGTGAACGCCGGGAGTTCGAACTGCGCTTTCAGAACGATGCGTCAGTCGGCGAGAACCCGTTCAATCTCGACCGGGTCAGCATCGTCACGCCGCAAAGTGCCCACGGACGACGTGGCGTTCTACCTGCGGTCCAGCCATGGCCGATTCCCCCGGTGGGCATTGGAACCTGGACCCCTCTGGTGCCACCGGGCAGCGAACACCTCGGGCCGACCACCACACCGATTTCCCCCTCGACCCCCACGGCTTATCCCGGCAACCCGCTCATCCCGATCCTACCGGCAAACGAGACGTTTCCGGCTGTTGATGAAGGGCAGGCGGGTGCGAGTATTCCGGGGTTCCCGGGGGATATGGAGCTGCCTTCGCCGGATGTGCTGTTTCTGGATCGAAGGGATGATCCGGGGGTTGCGACGGGAATCGGAAAAACGGTTACCGGAGTTTGGTTGGGGGAGGCGGCGAGAACTGTGGGGGCGTCAATTCCTGTGCAGATTGCCGATCAGTTGAGAGGGAAGGAGTTTGCCAATTTTCATCGGTTCAGAGAGGCGTTTTGGAGGGCTGTGGCTGCTGATTCAGATCTCAGCTTTCAGTTTTCTGATCACAATTTGAGGCGAATGCAGGCCGGCATTGCTCCTTTCCCACCGGTTGCAGATCAGAGAGGAGGAAGAAAGACGTTTGAACTTCATCATGATGTGGAAGTTATAAGCGGAGGTGAGGTTTATGGGATCGACAATATTTTGGTGATGACGCCACGGCGACACATACAACTGCACCAGGAGAAAAAAGGAAATGAAATTTAA
- a CDS encoding bacteriocin immunity protein, whose protein sequence is MKFKDKFEYYTEAEFLSFLQGFVHFPSGLEGVALEAHLDKLVAHFELVTEHPDRSDVIFYPKEGREDSPEGILKEVKEWRALNNKPGFKPE, encoded by the coding sequence ATGAAATTTAAAGATAAATTTGAGTACTACACCGAAGCCGAGTTTTTATCTTTTCTACAAGGATTCGTGCACTTTCCCAGCGGGTTAGAGGGGGTAGCGTTAGAGGCCCATCTGGACAAACTTGTCGCTCATTTCGAGCTAGTCACCGAACACCCCGACCGCTCGGACGTCATCTTCTATCCCAAGGAGGGACGTGAAGACAGCCCCGAAGGCATCCTGAAAGAAGTGAAGGAGTGGCGCGCACTCAATAACAAGCCTGGATTCAAACCAGAGTAA
- a CDS encoding bacteriocin immunity protein gives MGDTFLDVIHGDVQKTRKFKCMKLKPALNEYTETEFKALVDRIWAVDLAKVDHDRLINHFDQISGHAKGADLLFYPEDTSNPNSSESVVEYLKAWHHQQGRAIFKGQALANVASPPVTTNWAQQRLAQSLVDVQKMNAELAAAEQTAEASLVLLQQRIRQMRERQSAQLDLLEREADIRALEVAEADSRAAVARYGSWKMRIQFRRESAQRDVTFARSEQGQWQNIALQVSTTGDRFSARSNDLYQRLSVAQIEAESLLTTAQACLIEQRNQGVGSLRLPVNLFAPLAHANARPAIMLDGALSGSLEEHRIELQKSIRSVVADLTWQVSSGAEATRRQHAAVLQFDFSSRAEVGWYGVCVPLAEFLPLEGLDWQQLAVTAGTVAMPFRMSSGSYTVPAKTMHRGIREIKTLHQVTLASNQSLSHVRVRGALWNEHVRAYSFTTDEAGLLTVNWCPLETLETSPAPYDAREPRLGFLRSSPVPVLETISDSVTARFDDYVVVFPQGSGFEPLYVMFRNPAGIISAPVAPPETR, from the coding sequence ATGGGTGACACCTTTCTGGATGTCATCCATGGCGACGTGCAAAAAACAAGGAAGTTTAAATGTATGAAGCTGAAACCCGCTCTCAATGAATATACAGAAACCGAGTTCAAGGCATTGGTTGACCGGATCTGGGCAGTTGATCTGGCAAAAGTCGACCACGACCGGTTGATCAATCATTTCGATCAGATTTCAGGTCACGCCAAAGGGGCCGATCTGCTGTTCTATCCGGAGGATACTTCGAATCCCAACTCATCCGAGTCCGTTGTCGAATACCTTAAGGCGTGGCATCACCAACAGGGGCGAGCCATATTCAAAGGGCAGGCTCTGGCCAACGTTGCAAGTCCTCCAGTGACAACGAACTGGGCGCAGCAGCGTCTTGCCCAGAGTCTGGTGGATGTTCAAAAAATGAACGCGGAACTGGCTGCAGCAGAACAGACTGCAGAGGCCTCTCTTGTTTTACTGCAACAACGAATCCGGCAGATGCGCGAGAGGCAAAGTGCCCAGTTGGATCTCCTTGAAAGAGAGGCGGATATTCGTGCTCTGGAAGTTGCGGAAGCCGACTCGCGTGCCGCCGTGGCTCGATATGGCTCGTGGAAAATGCGTATTCAGTTCCGAAGAGAGAGTGCCCAGCGTGACGTGACGTTCGCTCGTTCAGAGCAGGGGCAATGGCAAAATATTGCCCTGCAAGTCAGTACCACGGGCGACCGCTTTTCGGCTAGGTCAAATGATCTCTATCAGCGTTTGTCAGTGGCTCAAATTGAAGCAGAGTCATTGTTGACGACTGCGCAGGCATGTCTGATCGAGCAGCGTAATCAGGGAGTCGGGTCGCTGCGGTTGCCAGTAAACCTGTTTGCACCACTCGCGCACGCTAACGCACGCCCGGCGATCATGCTCGACGGTGCTTTGTCAGGATCACTGGAAGAGCATCGAATCGAACTGCAAAAGTCCATTCGTTCAGTCGTGGCAGACTTGACCTGGCAAGTCAGTTCGGGCGCAGAGGCCACTCGGCGTCAACATGCAGCGGTGCTGCAGTTCGACTTTTCCAGCAGAGCCGAGGTGGGCTGGTATGGCGTATGCGTTCCTTTGGCCGAATTCCTTCCGCTTGAGGGGCTGGATTGGCAGCAACTGGCGGTGACGGCAGGAACCGTTGCGATGCCCTTCAGAATGAGCAGCGGAAGTTACACCGTTCCCGCGAAAACCATGCACCGAGGTATTAGGGAGATCAAGACGCTGCATCAGGTGACACTGGCATCAAACCAATCGTTATCTCATGTGCGAGTGCGCGGTGCGTTATGGAATGAACATGTGCGAGCCTACTCTTTCACCACTGATGAAGCCGGGCTGCTGACCGTAAACTGGTGCCCTCTCGAAACACTCGAAACGTCCCCGGCACCTTACGATGCAAGGGAGCCGCGGCTGGGATTTCTGCGCTCGAGTCCAGTGCCTGTGCTGGAGACAATCAGCGATTCGGTAACTGCTCGATTTGATGACTATGTGGTGGTTTTCCCTCAGGGCTCGGGCTTCGAGCCCCTGTATGTGATGTTCAGAAACCCTGCCGGTATTATTTCGGCGCCAGTTGCCCCACCAGAAACTCGATAA